In Siniperca chuatsi isolate FFG_IHB_CAS linkage group LG20, ASM2008510v1, whole genome shotgun sequence, the following proteins share a genomic window:
- the LOC122867979 gene encoding uncharacterized protein LOC122867979 isoform X2 gives MATRAAYFSPSEAQILMEAYEEVKDIIKKKGNTATVIKQREKAWQSIADRLNALNMNGPKRTWQQVKIKYKNILQNAVKKNTHRQGTGGGSPKADLTPAEDMALELNKGRPVLEGIPGGKETSIGSSQDATRFIQVSGSTVFLLEPPAQAPDDADPGESPSAAATAHDGDDDEEETISVDSRRHEDPDAIQWENQPGNISSQAIRKLYGNHLRRQIELADIDIQYKKKKIENLALESEIKKRTIRKLDLEIKKLERELQEDDTAQNKN, from the exons ATGGCAACTAGAGCCGCGTACTTTTCCCCGTCGGAAGCACAAATCCTCATGGAGGCATACGAGGAGGTAAAAGATATAATTAAGAAGAAAGGCAACACCGCCACAGTgataaagcaaagagaaaaagcgTGGCAAAGTATTGCAGACCGCCTGAATGC ATTAAACATGAACGGGCCAAAACGGACATGGCAGCAGGTCAAAATCAAATACAAGAACATTCTGCAGAATG CAGTGAAAAAGAATACCCACAGACAAGGCACGGGTGGTGGGTCACCAAAGGCTGACCTTACCCCAGCAGAGGACATGGCCTTGGAGCTAAATAAAGGCAGGCCCGTCTTAGAGGGGATCCCTGGGGGGAAAGAGACGAGCATAGGTTCCTCCCAAGATGCCACCCGCTTCATTCAAG TGTCTGGAAGCACTGTGTTCCTGTTAGAGCCACCAGCACAAGCACCAGACGATGCTGATCCA GGTGAAAGCCCcagtgcagcagcaacagcacatGATGGAGAcgatgatgaggaggagaccATCTCTGTGGATTCCAGAAGGCATGAG GACCCAGATGCTATACAGTGGGAAAACCAGCCTGGCAACATA AGCTCACAAGCTATCAGAAAGTTGTATGGCAACCACCTCCGGCGCCAAATAGAACTGGCAGACATAGACATTCagtacaagaagaaaaagatagaaaatCTTGCACTGGAGTCCGAAATAAAAAAGAGGACAATTAGGAAACTGGaccttgaaataaaaaaacttgagaGGGAG CTCCAAGAAGATGACACagctcaaaataaaaattag
- the LOC122867979 gene encoding uncharacterized protein LOC122867979 isoform X1: MATRAAYFSPSEAQILMEAYEEVKDIIKKKGNTATVIKQREKAWQSIADRLNALNMNGPKRTWQQVKIKYKNILQNAVKKNTHRQGTGGGSPKADLTPAEDMALELNKGRPVLEGIPGGKETSIGSSQDATRFIQVSGSTVFLLEPPAQAPDDADPGESPSAAATAHDGDDDEEETISVDSRRHEDPDAIQWENQPGNISSQAIRKLYGNHLRRQIELADIDIQYKKKKIENLALESEIKKRTIRKLDLEIKKLEREVRYAFNVHCMLTVTQMY, from the exons ATGGCAACTAGAGCCGCGTACTTTTCCCCGTCGGAAGCACAAATCCTCATGGAGGCATACGAGGAGGTAAAAGATATAATTAAGAAGAAAGGCAACACCGCCACAGTgataaagcaaagagaaaaagcgTGGCAAAGTATTGCAGACCGCCTGAATGC ATTAAACATGAACGGGCCAAAACGGACATGGCAGCAGGTCAAAATCAAATACAAGAACATTCTGCAGAATG CAGTGAAAAAGAATACCCACAGACAAGGCACGGGTGGTGGGTCACCAAAGGCTGACCTTACCCCAGCAGAGGACATGGCCTTGGAGCTAAATAAAGGCAGGCCCGTCTTAGAGGGGATCCCTGGGGGGAAAGAGACGAGCATAGGTTCCTCCCAAGATGCCACCCGCTTCATTCAAG TGTCTGGAAGCACTGTGTTCCTGTTAGAGCCACCAGCACAAGCACCAGACGATGCTGATCCA GGTGAAAGCCCcagtgcagcagcaacagcacatGATGGAGAcgatgatgaggaggagaccATCTCTGTGGATTCCAGAAGGCATGAG GACCCAGATGCTATACAGTGGGAAAACCAGCCTGGCAACATA AGCTCACAAGCTATCAGAAAGTTGTATGGCAACCACCTCCGGCGCCAAATAGAACTGGCAGACATAGACATTCagtacaagaagaaaaagatagaaaatCTTGCACTGGAGTCCGAAATAAAAAAGAGGACAATTAGGAAACTGGaccttgaaataaaaaaacttgagaGGGAGGTGAGATATGCCTTCAATGTACACTGTATGCTAACTGtaacacaaatgtattaa
- the LOC122867979 gene encoding uncharacterized protein LOC122867979 isoform X3: MATRAAYFSPSEAQILMEAYEEVKDIIKKKGNTATVIKQREKAWQSIADRLNALNMNGPKRTWQQVKIKYKNILQNAVKKNTHRQGTGGGSPKADLTPAEDMALELNKGRPVLEGIPGGKETSIGSSQDATRFIQVSGSTVFLLEPPAQAPDDADPGESPSAAATAHDGDDDEEETISVDSRRHEDPDAIQWENQPGNILQEDDTAQNKN; encoded by the exons ATGGCAACTAGAGCCGCGTACTTTTCCCCGTCGGAAGCACAAATCCTCATGGAGGCATACGAGGAGGTAAAAGATATAATTAAGAAGAAAGGCAACACCGCCACAGTgataaagcaaagagaaaaagcgTGGCAAAGTATTGCAGACCGCCTGAATGC ATTAAACATGAACGGGCCAAAACGGACATGGCAGCAGGTCAAAATCAAATACAAGAACATTCTGCAGAATG CAGTGAAAAAGAATACCCACAGACAAGGCACGGGTGGTGGGTCACCAAAGGCTGACCTTACCCCAGCAGAGGACATGGCCTTGGAGCTAAATAAAGGCAGGCCCGTCTTAGAGGGGATCCCTGGGGGGAAAGAGACGAGCATAGGTTCCTCCCAAGATGCCACCCGCTTCATTCAAG TGTCTGGAAGCACTGTGTTCCTGTTAGAGCCACCAGCACAAGCACCAGACGATGCTGATCCA GGTGAAAGCCCcagtgcagcagcaacagcacatGATGGAGAcgatgatgaggaggagaccATCTCTGTGGATTCCAGAAGGCATGAG GACCCAGATGCTATACAGTGGGAAAACCAGCCTGGCAACATA CTCCAAGAAGATGACACagctcaaaataaaaattag